In Brevibacterium pigmentatum, the sequence GCCTGGCTGCGGCATTACGCGAGAGAAGGACGGACGGCGGCGAGCCGAATTGTGCTTGGCGACTCAGGGGCGAGACCAGTCAGCTGGTCAGGAAGACGGGTCGCGAGAGAGCGGTCAGTTGGAGCGGCCGCGGCCGTCGCCCTTGGTTCCCCGGTCATCGGAGTCGGCAGAGGAGTCTGCGGGACCGCTGTCGTCATCCGACTTCGCGGTGTCTTGGCTCGGGGAGTTCTCGTCGTCGTGGTCCTGAGCCGGAGGCGCGTGTTTGCCGAGCTTGAGTTCGCGGTCGACCTGACGCAGATAGTCAGGGTCGTCATCGGGAGCAACCTGCCCGCGGGGGCGCGTGCCGCGCGTGGGTTTGTCTTCGGAACCGCGTCCGAACAGGTACCAGAGGATGAACCCGAGGACGGGGATGAAGAGGATGATGAGTGCCCACGCAGGTTTGGGCAGGACTCGAATCAGACCCCGATCACGCAACAGGCAATCGAAGAGTCCGTACAGTGTCACCGCAGCCGCCAGGACGATCGCGGCAATGAGTAGTCGAGCCATGCATCAAGGATAGTCCACCAACCTGAGCGCGGGCTCCAGCGGGCGGTGACAAGACTGTCACGACAGGAGGCTAAAATGAGTTCAATGCGCACCTTCTGGCTCTACACACTGGCTCGCTTCGGCCTCATCATCGCCGTCGGCCTCGTTCTGTTCCCTTTCCTCGGCCTCAACCTGGTCATGGCGATCGCCGCCATCATCATCGGTGCACTGCTGAGCTACCTGCTCCTGGGCAAGATGCGCGCCAAAGCCGCAACCGAAATCGAAGCGAAGGTCGCCAAGCGGGCGTCCAAGCCGAAGCGCGTCGGCGCCGACGAAGCGGCTGAGGACGAGATCGTCGAAGAGCGTCTCGGAGAAGACGGCGACCAGTCGAAGTGAACTGAGGCGGACGCGCTTCAGAGCGCCAGGCCGAGGCCCATCAGCGCGGAGAAGGCCAAACCGGTCAGCCCAGTGGACTTGATCGGCGGAATCAGCCCAGGACCCGTCGTGCCGCTGAGCACCGTCTTGAGCGGATTGAGCGCCGGGACGAGGGCGAGGATCGCCAGGGCCACGGCGGGATGACCGTCGAGGATCGCCAGCGCCAGCAGCGCGAACGGCAGCAGCACGAGCACCGCATAGGCGATGCGTGCGGCATTGTCACCGATCTTCACGGCCAGGGTGATCTTGTCGGCTTCGATGTCGGTGGGGATGTCACGGAGGTTGTTGACCATGAGCACAGCAGAGGCCAGGGATCCGATCGAGACGGCTCCGGCCCAACCGCTGAGGGTGAGATGACCGACCTGCATCCACATCGTGCCCAGGGTCGCCACGAGCCCGAAGAACACGAAGACGAAGACCTCGCCGAGGCCCATATAGCCATAGGGCCGTCTGCCGCCGGTGTAGAACCAGGCGGCGGCGACGGCGGCGGCTCCGACGAGGAGGAACCACCACGCCTGTGAGATGAGGACGAGCACGATGCCGGCGACTCCGGCCAGGCCGAAGAAGATGAAGGCGGCCCGTTTGACCGCGTGAGGTTCGGCCAGCCCGGTCGCGGTGAGCCGGACCGGTCCGACGCGTTCGTCATCGGTGCCGCGGATGCCGTCGGAATAGTCGTTGGCGTAGTTCGAGCCGATCTGCAGGCACAGGGAGACGAGGAGAGCGAGGAATCCGCGCAGCAGGATCTGTCCGAAGCTGACGTGGTCGTCCTTGCCCGAGATGTCGTCGAGGATGAAGGCGGTGAATCCGCCGAGCGATCCGATCGCGGCGCCGGTTCCGATGAGGACGGGTGCGAGAGCCAGGGGCAGAGTTCGCAGTCGAGCTCCAGAAATCCACTGGGCGGCATCAGCCATAGTCCTCGCTCACCTTCCTGTCGAATTGTGGAGCCGTCTTATGTTACCGGTTGTTCACCAGTATGGGTATTCGCATCACGCGCCATGAGATCGGCGGCGAGCCGGGCCGCAGCCCTGCGATCTGGTTTGCCGATCGACCGGTTCGGAATCTCGGCGACCGGGAAGACGAGCTGCGGCAGCAGCTGCCCCGTCATCCCATGGTCGAGGGCATTGAGCCTCTGTGCCGATTCTCGCGGATTCTCCGCTCCGACACCACCGCCGTCGACAGTCCGGACGAGTGCGACGATGAGTTTGCCCCACTCCTCGTCGGGCACCCAGGTCACAAGCATCTCCTCTATTCCCGCCTTCTGCCAGCTCGGCAGCAGGCCGGACTCCAGGGCATGCGGGGAGACGTTCGTGCCGCCGGAGACGATGATGTCGTCGGCTCGACCGAGCACGCTGAGCACACCGGAATCGATCCGACCCAGATCGCTGGTGTGCATGATCCGCCGTCCCGCCTCGTCGACGGTGAGAGCGGGGGAGTCGACCGGTGTGATCGCTCCGTCGGCGCCGATCTCGACGTAGCCGTCGGCCACGACGGGCCCGGTCAGGTCGATCGTCCCCGCCTCGGTGATGGTCACCTCGACCCCGTCGAAGGGCACCCCGTCATAGACGCAGCCGCCCGCCGTCTCGCTCATCCCGTAGGTCCGCACGATCGCCAGTCCCGCGGCCTCGGCGCGGTCGAGCAGCGATGGTGAGATCGCCGCTCCGCCGAGGAGGATGTGCGAGATCCGTCCGGCCGCCTCGGTGGCGAGGCCGTCCTCGAGGATCCGGTGGAGTTGGGTGGGCACGATCGAGGTGTACGTCGGTCGGTCGCCCGCCCGTTCCACCAGGGCGGTGACCTCGGTGGCGAAGGACTGGGCGGTGAACCTCGCCGAGGCGGCCCTGACCGGTGCGCGGCCCGCTAAGCGGGCGCGCAGCTCGACTTGGAACCCGGCGATGTGGTTGACCGGCAGGCACAGGTGCCAATCGCCGGGCCCGGAGAGGAATCGTTCGGTCGCCCGCGCCGAGGCGGTCAGCGCATCAGCTGACAAGGCCACCGCTTTCGCCGTCCCGGTCGATCCGGAGGTGAAGAGGATGAGGGCCGGGGCTGGACCCTGCCCTGCCCACAGACTGGGTGCCGCCTCGGTGACGGCACCGTCCCGATCCGATGGAAGGATGAGGATCGAGGTCCCGGCGAGTGCCCGGTCGATGGCCTCGGGCAGCTCGGCGGGGTGCAGTTCGCGTGCAGTCATGCGCAGAGCCGGTTCAGTAGTACCAGGGGAACGGCGACCAGTCGGGGTCGCGTTTTTCGAGGAAGGCGTCGCGTCCTTCGACGGCTTCGTCGGTCATATAGCCCAGTCGGGTGGCTTCTCCGGCGAAGACCTGCTGGCCGACGAGTCCGTCGTCGACGAGGTTGAAGGCGAACTTGAGCATGCGCTGCGCGTTCGGTGACTTGCCCAGGATCTCTCGCGCCATCTGGAGGGCCGCGGTCTCGAGATCGGCATGGTCGACGACTTCATTGACGGCTCCCATATCGGCCATCTCCTGCGCGGAGTAGGTGCGGCCCAGGAAGAAGATCTCACGGGCCTTCTTCTGCCCGACCATCTTCGCCAGGTAGGCGGAACCGTAGCCGGCGTCGTAGGAGCCGACATCGGCATCGGTCTGCTTGAACTTCGCGTGTTCGCGTGAGGCGATCGTCATATCGCAGACGACGTGGAGGCTGTGGCCTCCGCCGGCTGCCCAGCCGGGGACGACGGCGATGACGACCTTCGGCATGGTGCGGATGAGGCGCTGGACCTCGAGGATGTGGAGGCGGCCGGCACGAGCCGGATCGACGCTCTCACGGGTCTCACCGGAGGCGTACTGGTAGCCGGAGCGGCCGCGGATGCGCTGATCTCCGCCGGAGCAGAAGGCCCAACCGCCGTCCTTCTCGCTCGGGCCGTTGCCGGTGAGCAGCACGGCGCCGACGTCGGAGGTCTGGCGAGCATGGTCGAGAGCGCGGTAGAGCTCGTCGACGGTGTGCGGGCGGAAGGCATTGCGGACCTCTGGACGGTCGAAGGCGATGCGCACGCAGCCGATGTCGTTGCCGGTGGCGGGGTCGATGGCCCGATGGTAGGTGATATCGGTGAAGTCGAAGCCGGAGACTTCACGCCAGGCAGTGGGGTCGAAGATTTCTGAAACCGTCATGGCCCCCAGCCTAGCGCTTGGCACCACCTGCACGGGCCGGACCCGGGTGGTGGATGGTGCAGTTCCGAACGGCAGGAAGTCGTGGCAGGGGAGGCGAGCGCTAGTCTGGTCGTATGGCCGATACAGCCCGTTCGCACTCCGGTGCACCCGAATCTGCGTCCCTCTCCTCAGCTCCGCTCGATCTGCCCGCACGCTTCGACGAGGTCATCGAGGACCTGCACGTCGTGCGACTGCCGATGGTCACCCGATTCAGAGGGATCACCGAGCGAGAAGTGGCGCTCTTCTCCGGTCCTGCAGGGTGGGCGGAGTTCTCCCCGTTCGTCGAATACGGCACCGAGGAAGCCAGCCGGTGGCTGCGCGCCTCCCTCGAATTCTCCGGGCTGATCCCGCAGCCCACCGCCCTCGCCGAGGCGGCCCCCTCCAATGCCCACGCGCGCGGTTCCGCCCCGGCGGCGGTGGCTGATGGTGAGACCGTCGCCGTCAACGGCACGCTGCCCGCCTGTCCGCCGGACCAGGTCGAATCGATCCTGTCCCGTTACGGTCGAGTCGGCACCGTCAAAGCGAAGGTCGCCGAACACGGTTTCGCCTCCCTGGAGGAAGACCTGGCGCGCCTGCGGGAGTTCCGCAGACTCTTCCCCGACACGACGCTGCGCCTGGACGCAAACGCCGGTTATACGCAGGCCGAAGCCGTCAAGGCCTGTGAGGCCTTCGCCGACTTCGACCTCCAATACTTCGAACAGCCGGTGCCGGCAGTCGAGCAGCTCGCGGACCTGCGCGAGGAACTCGCCCGACGCGGACTGCCGATCGTCATCGCCGCCGACGAATCCATCCGCAAAGCCGAGGACCCGCTGCGTGTGGCCGAACTCGGGGCCGCCGAAGTCATCATCGTCAAAGTCCAGCCGTTGGGTGGAATCGGTGCGGCCCTCGACGTCATCAGTGCCTCGGGGCTGCCCGCAGTCGTGTCCTCGGCGCTCGAGTCTTCCGTCGGACTGGCCGCCGGTGCCGAACTGGCGGCCAAGCTGCCGCGCACCGACCGCAGTCGGGACATCCTCGGTGACCGGGTGGCCTGTGGCCTGGGGACGGGACGTCTCTTCACCGCCGATATCGTCGCCGACCACGAGGCGCTGACTCCGGTCGACGGGGCCATCCCGGTGACGCGAATCGTCCCGGACCCTGACCGCCTGCAGCAGCTGGCGGTGGATCCGGGACGATTCGAGTGGCGGGCTCAGCGGGTGCAGAGCTGTTGGAGTGCCCTGCGCGGTTGAGTCGACTCTGGCTGATCCGGGTCAGCCGGCTGAACCGGTCCGCAACTGAACCGGGTCAGCTGGCTTTCTTCATGGACTCGACGAAAGCGTCAGCGGCATTCGTCACGGTCGCTTCTTCGACATCGGCGACATTGGTTACGGCGACAAGATTGTTGTCGACACGTGCGGCGACGTAGCGAATCTCGGTTGCGGTCTGTCCGCCGGTTTCGACTGAGGCGACGATCCCGGCGGTCTCATCGGCTCCAGCCACATCGGGGTCAGAAGCTTTCATCTTCACCTGCATTTCGAGGCCAGCGGTCGTCAACTTCACGTCGCTGCACTCTTCGGCGACCTTCTCGGTTCCGTCGAGCTGTGTCTGAGCATCGTCGACGCTGTCGAAGCTGGAGAGGCCCGCGGACAGAACATTGTCGTTTGAGGCCCCTGCGACACTGTTGCCGCCCTCGACGAGCTTCGAATTGATCAGGTTGAGAGTGATGTCCTTGCACTTGGCAGGCTCAAACTTCGAACCTTCCAGGGCCTTGGCCATTTCGCCAGTGGCGCCGCCTTTCTTGAACGGCTGACCGTCAGCCTGAGTTGATTCGAAGATCTCCTTGAGCTGGGCTTCGTCGAGCTTCTCGGCTTCTGGCTGAGCCTCGGCCGCTGACGAGGATCCGCCGTCGGCAGTTTGTTCCGGCTCCTCTCCTCCGCCAGTGCAGCCGGCGAGGGAGAGTCCGGCGACGAGAGCGATGGCTGGGAGAATGCGTTTCATTGTGTGCCTCTCTGGTCAGCGTTCTGATGAATCAGCGGCCGACGATTCGCGACCGCTCTCAATATAAACGCCAGCGGGATCGTCTGCGGTTTCTGTCTGTGACGGATCTGGAACATCGGCTGTGGACCGCCCTTCGTCTACCTCCGCCTTACCATCGACCGTTGTCGCACCATCGACCGTTGCGGTACCGGCGACCGCTGCCGCACGGTCGAATGCAGCCGCACCGTGCCTGCGGTCGGTTGCCTCGTCGACCGGCGCCGAGGCGATCCTGACCGTGGTCACCTCGTCCTGTCCCAGCGTGGCGAAGTGCGCGGTGCGCTTGCCGGGGATGATCGGATCGTGCATGGCCGCGGCCAACCGACCGGTGAAGGTCAGTCGTCCCTTCTTGTCCGCCTCCTGCTGGTAGGCGTTGTCTCCGCTGGGGCCGGACACGCTGATGTCGTAGCGTCGTCCGGGGTCGAAGAGCCCGGGAGTGCGGACACGGAAGCTGCCGGTGCCGCTCAGGGAGAAGCCTGCGGCGCTGACGGCGTCGAAGCGCACGACCTGCGCGCGACGACGGGAGATCTCCACCCTCCACCCGTGGATGTCGAAGAGGGCATGACCGGTGAGGAAGGTGAACTCTCCGCCGTCGGCCACGCGATCGGTGTGTCCGCGATCCGAGCTCGCATAGTCGCGCCGTTTGGCGAGCGTCTTCAGCCAGGCTCCGAGCTCCCGTTCCCAGCTCGTCCAATTGTGCAGACCGCTGGTGCGCGGAAACCAGGAATGGCGGATGCCGAGGGCGTTGAGACGGGCGGAGAAGCGCTCGCCCTGGGAGCTGATCATCGTCTCCAGAAGGTCACGGTCCTTCGCCCCTTCGAGGCTGCCCGATCCGGCACTGAACCACAGGTCGAGGCCGCGGAGATTCTCGGCCAGAGCATAGGGCGAATTCGCCAGCCATTCGCTGCGGTCCTGCCCGGGATCGCCGAACAGGCTGAGCGACCGCGCGCCTTCGCGCATCGCGATGATGTCGAATGCCGGCACCGTCGACAGCGGATCCAGAGGAGAGGAGAACGCTGCGGCCGATCCGTACCTGTCTGGATGCCAGGCCGCGTACTTCATCGCCCCGTAGCCGCCCATCGACAGCCCCGCCAACAGCTGGCTGCCGGGTGCCCAGTCGACGGAGAAGTTCGCTTTGAGGAAGGCGGGGATCTCCTCGGTGTGGAAGCGCGGCCAGTCGTGGACCTCGCTGCCGACGGCCAGGCGCGAATACGTTCCCGCTCCGCCGTCGGGCATGACGACGAGGTACGGGGAATCGAGGGTGAGCTCCTCGGCGGAACCGAAATCCGTCCATGAACGGAAGTCGTCGCCGCCTCCGTGGAAGAGGTGGATGACGGGGCTGACCTCGGCGGGAATCCCCGGCAACAGCACCCGCACGCCGACGGTGCGGCCGAGTGCGGGGGAGTAGAGGAAGAATTCGCGCAGCCTCGGCGAGAGTTTCCGTTTGTCTCGGATATGCCAAGTCCGGGCGTCCTTTCCGCGGGGTTCGGGCCCGAGGAAGGACGTGGTCTGGTCGCGAGCGGGATAGCGTCCGCGCTGGGAGCGGGCCGCGGTCAGAGTGCGGATGGCCCGTGCTCCCATCGCGATGATCAACGAGCGGCGCATTTTTCGAGGTTAGAGGGCAGAGGTGAACCACAGGTGGTCAGGTGGTTGAATATCAGGTGATGTCGAATTCGAGCGCGGTGGCGCAGCAGATTGCCCGAAGCCTGGTCCATGCCGGGGTCAGTGATGTCGTCTTCGCCCCCGGTTCGCGGTCGGCTCCCTTGGTCTATGCCCTGGCTCCCCTCGCCGAGGCGGGACTCATCCGCACTCATGTGCGCGTCGATGAGCGTGACGCCGCCTTCCTCGCCCTCGGCCTGGCCCGCGGCCTGCGTGCCCGCGGCAGTGATTCCGCCGTGGCGGTCGTGACGACGTCCGGATCGGCCGTGGCCAATCTCCACCCGGCCGTCCTCGAAGCTTCGTACGGACACCTGCCGGTGCTCGCGCTCACCGCGGACCGCCCCGCCCGGCTGCGCGGCACGGGGGCCAACCAGACCATCGACGACCAGTCGCAGGTGCTCAGCGACGTTCGTGCCCGCTTCGATATCCCTGCCGGTGATACCGCCGAGGCGGTCGCCCGATCGGTGTCAGACGCCGTGGCCACGGCGTTGGGGCAGAGTGATGGAACCCGCGCCGAGGTGGCAGGCTCCGTCCAGTTCAATGTGCAGTTCGACGTGCCCTTGGTTCCCACCCCGGAGGAGTTGGGCGCATGGAAGGACGAGATCGGCGAGTTGGCTGAAATCGGGGTCGAGCATCGTGGTGCCGAGACCGGCGCTTCAAGCACCGGGCCTCGCTTCGGAGAAGCAGATCGCGGCGGTGCGGGAACCGGCTCGCGGGCATCCGTCGGTGTCACTATCACAGAAGGGACGGTCATCGTCGCCGGAGACGCCGGCGGGTATTCGGCCGAATCTCTGCATGCACTCGCCGCTGATCATCATCTTCCCGTGCTTGCCGAACCCTCGAGTGCGCTGGCCCGCACCACTGCCGGTCTGTCGGGCTCCTCGATCTCCGGCACCGTCGAACTGACGACGGTCGTGCCCGCCCATGCCCGAGTACTCAGCGATCACCCCGAGCTGCGGGAGTCGATCCGCACCGTCATCGTCCATGGAAAACCGACCCTGACCAGGCCCGTCGCCGCACTGCTCGCCGACGAAACGGTGAACGTACGGCACGTCCCCGACAACATCGATGCGCTTGATCTGACCGTCACTGTAGCGAGAACCCCTGCCGACGATGTGACGGCGGTGGACGAGGCACAGGGCGTCCCCGCCTCCGGGTCGGACTGGGTGTGCGCATGGATCGACGCCGGGACATCCCTCGTAGCAGCCGCACGAGCAGAGCAGTCTGCGGAACGATCCGCGGCACGAGCCGCGGACGAGCACTCGGGAGCCGCCTCGGCGAGGGAATTCCAGTCGACGGCACGAAAGATCACCGAACACCTCGCTGCCCAGGACATCACCCTCTTCGTCGCCAGTTCGAACTCGGTTCGCTACCTCAGCGACGCCACCGACATCCGCGCTCGCATCCACGCGTCAAGAGGTCTGGCGGGAATCGACGGACTGATCTCGACCGCCACAGGGCTGTCTCTGGGGTTGGGGGAGCCGGTCGTCCTGCTCATCGGCGATATCGCCATGCTCCACGACATCGGCGGACTGCTCGCCCCGAACGCCGAGGAGGTCGGTGACGTGACGATCGTCGTGCTCAACGACGACGGGGGAGCGATCTTCTCCGGACTCGAACACTCGCAGGCCCACCTCGAAGGATTCCTGGAGCGCTATTTCACGGTCCCGCACGGCCGCGGCTTCGCCGACCTCGCTGCGGGATACGGATGGGACCACGAACAGGTGACCAGCGCAGAGGAATTCGAAACGGCTCTCGGCACGATCGACGGTCAGCGAAACGCAGGTGTTCGGCGGATCATCGAGGTAACCGAACCGCAGCGGCAGTAGGACCGTCCGCTGTTCGGAGCCCCGGGTCGGCCGGCGCTCACCTTTTCCGACTGGGCACGCGACAATGCCTGAGAGTTCCGGTGAAAGGTCAGTCGCGGTCGAGGCCGAGCGCGCGACGCATCGGAGCGAGCTTCGCGTTCGTCTCGGCCACCTCGGTGTCGGGATCCGAATCGGGCATGATGCCAGCACCGGCGTACAGCCGGATCCGATTGCGATCCTCGAGCTGACCGCAGCGCAGGGCGATGCCGAACTGGCCGTTGCCGCGGCCGTCCATCCATCCGACGGGACCGGAGTAGCGGCCACGGTCGAGGGGTTCGAGCTCATCGACGTGTGCCACTGCGCTCGCCTGCGGGTACCCGCCGACGGCGGCCGTCGGGTGGACGGCAGCGGCGACATCGAGGGCATTGAGGCCGGAATCGGCGGCCAGGGTCGCCTGCGCGTCCGACGCCGAATGGATGACATTGGCCAGCGGCAGCAGGTGGGGGCGCTCATCGACGGTGACATCCTCGGCGACCGAACCCAGACTGCGCTGCAGCGAGGCGATGGCGAAGGCATGCTCGGTGCTGTCCTTGTGGGCGCTCAGCAGCTTCCGTGCCGCCGGCATCTCCTCCATCGGGTTCTTCTCCACCCGGTAGGTCCCGGCCAGCACCCGTGAGGTCACCTTGTTGTCCTCGACCCCGATGAGCAGCTCCGGAGTCGACCCGATGAGACCGGCGATGTCGAAGGTCCAGCAGCTCGGGTAGCTGCGGTTGAGCGCACCGAGCACCGCACGCACGTCGATGTCCTCATCGGTGGTGACGACCTCGTCGCGGGCGAGGACGATCTTGCGCAGAGTCGGATCATCCGAGAATGCATCCACCTCCGCCGAGGTGTCGATCGGGGTGAGCATGTCAGCGACCTGCTCGACGAGCCGCGACCACTTCTCCGGACCGAGATCCCCGGCCTCGGCGCGGGCCGTCTGCACGCGCTGCAGAGGTTCTGCCTGGAGGATCGGCGGCAGCGGAGGAACCTCGGCCGTCGAGATCGAGCTCAGCCACACGCGGCCACCGCGGCGACCGAGGACGAACTCGGGGACGTGGATGATCGAATCGACCGCGGATTCGCCCGAATACGCGACGGTGGCGAAGCACACGAGCCCGGAGCCGAGCAGATCGACCTCATCTTCGACCTCGGCCACCTCGGTGATGGCCTTCCATGCATCGGAGAGCTCGGTGAACCGTTCGGGCCCGCGCGCTCGGATGCGCAGGGTGCGGCCGAAGCCGATGAGACCGGAGGTGTCACGGACCCAGCAGGAGAAGCCATCGGTCGGCAGCAGCTCGAGCGTCTGCTCCACTGTCGTGGGCAGACCCGATTCGAAGGGGAAGCCGGGCCCGGGATCGACGTCGTCGACGAAACGGGACCGCACATGCAGGCGCGGAGGGGCGGAGAGGATGTCGGAAGTGCCGAAAGTCGTAGTCATGTCGCCTCGATTCTAGACGAGGATCGTGAGTGCCCGGGATCCGGATTCGCCCTCTCGGATGAGGTGTTGAGAGAATAAGGTCATGAACCGTGCCAAGCTGGACAAACAGCCCGCCGACGTCGCGTCGATGTTCGATGATGTCGCCTCCCGCTACGACCTCACGAACGACGTCCTCACCTTCGGAATCGCCCGCACCTGGAGGCGCACCGTCGCCCATTCCGTGGCCGCGGGGCCCGGCGAACGCGTGCTCGACTTGGCCGCCGGCACGGGCACCTCGTCGATGACGTTCACCCACCACGGCGCCGAGGTGGTGGCCGGGGACATCTCCACCGGAATGCTCGCCGAGGGGCGCCGTCGGCACCCGCAGATCGACTTCATCTACGCCGATGCGATGGACCTGCCCTTCGCCGATTCGAGCTTCGACGTCGTCACGATCTCCTTCGGCATCCGCAACGTCCACGACGTCGATCTGGCGCTCACCGAGATGCTGCGCGTGCTCAAGCCCGGTGGGCGCCTCGTCATCTGCGAATTCTCCACTCCGACGCTCGACGCCTTCAGCCTCGTCTACAAGGAATACCTGATGAGGGCGCTGCCGGCCGTGGCACGTGCCGTGTCCTCGAACCCCGAAGCCTACGTCTATCTGGCCGAGTCGATCCGTGACTGGCCGAACCAGGACGCCTTCGCCCACCAGATCCTCGACGCCGGGTTCGACCAGGTGAAGTACCGCAACCTCACCGGCGGAATCGTCGCCGTCCACCATGCCCTCAAGCCCGCCGAGGCGGCCGACACCGCGGAGTCGACCCAGCCTTGACGATGAATGAGTTCGATGCCGAAGTCGTCGTCGTCGGTGCCGGGCCGGCGGGCTCGGCGATCGGCGCCTACCTCGCCCAGGCCGGGCACGAGGTCATCATCCTGGAGAAGTCAGGATTCCCGCGCGACAAGATCTGCGGCGACGCCCTGACCCCGCGCGCAGTCAAGGAGGCCGGCTACCTCGGTATGGAGCTGCCGGAATCCGACGGCTGGCACCGGAACAAGGGGCTGCGCCTCATCGGCGGCGGTCACCGGCTCGAACTCGACTGGCCCGAGATCGACGGCACTCCGAACTACGGGGTCACCCGCCCGCGGATGAGCATGGACGAAGCTTTTGCTCGCCACGCTCAACGCAGCGGGGCCCGGCTCTTCGAGCAGGTTCGCGCCATGTCCCCGGACATCGGCGACGACGGATGGATCCGCGGCGTCCACGCCTCCGGAACCGACCACCGAGGCCGCCGTGTGGGACCCGAAGCCCACTTCCGGGCCCCGATCGTCATCGCCGCCGACGGGGTCTCCTCCCGCCTGGCCGTGTCCATGGGACTGGAGAAGCGCGACGACCGTCCGATGGGAATCGCCGCCCGCGCCTATCACACGACGCCACGGCATGCCGATGACTACATCGAATCCTGGGTGGAGATGCGGTCGACGAATGCGGCCGGGGAATCCGAGACCCTGCCCGGATACGGGTGGATCTTCCCCCTCGGCGACGGCACGGTGAACATCGGTGCCGGACTGCTCGACTCCTCGCCCCAGTTCAAATCCGTGGATCTGCGCGGAATGATGAACCAGTGGATCGCGGACATGGGCCACGAGTGGGGCATTGACGAAACCACCTCGCTGGGTCCGATCAAATCCGCGGCCCTGCCGATGGCCTTCAACCGCACACCGCACTTCCACCGTGGTCTGCTGCTCGTCGGCGACTCCGGCGGAATGGTCAACCCGTTCAACGGCGAAGGCATCGACTACGCGTTGGAATCCGCGCGCATCGCCGCCGAGGTGATCTCCACCTATTCGCGCTACCCGCAGTCCGTGATGCGTCGCCGGTTGGAGGAGTACCCTGCTCTGCTCGGAGACTCCCTGGGCGGGTACTTCACATTGGGACGCGTTTTCGCCTCGATCATCGGCCATCCTGCGCTCATGCAGTTCGGAATCAAGTACGGTATGGGTGTTGACGTTGTGATGGAGTTCGTCGTCAAATTGTTGGCGAACCTCTACCGCGACCCGAAGGTCTCCGAGGCCGATCTCATCGACAGGGTGATCTCCGCCCTGACCCGAATCGTCCCGGCCACCAGCAATGTCTGAGCGCAGGGACGAGGACGCTGAGACCACAGTGAAGAACTCTGAGCGCAAGGGCGAGGACAACGGCATGCCGAAAACGACTACGACGAATGACGAGGACATGAGCCACCCAGCCTCTCCGGCCACCTTCACCGGTGACGACGCCCAGCTCGCGGCGGAGATCTCGACTCAGTTGGAAACCGTGGAGGCCCGTCTCTACGAGGTCACCGAACAGACGCGGAGACTGCCGGACGAGACATCGAAGCATCTGCTGGCCGCCGGCGGAAAACGCGCCCGCCCGAACCTCGTGCTGCTCACCGCCCGCCTCGGCGATGCGCAGAACGAGGACATCGTCGATGCTGCCGTCGCCGTCGAACTCATCCACCTCGCATCGCTGTACCACGACGATGTCATGGATGATGCTCCCGTGCGGCGCGGTGCGAAAGCCGCCCACGAGGTGTGGGGCAATTCGGTGGCGATCCTCACCGGAGACCTGC encodes:
- a CDS encoding geranylgeranyl reductase family protein, producing MNEFDAEVVVVGAGPAGSAIGAYLAQAGHEVIILEKSGFPRDKICGDALTPRAVKEAGYLGMELPESDGWHRNKGLRLIGGGHRLELDWPEIDGTPNYGVTRPRMSMDEAFARHAQRSGARLFEQVRAMSPDIGDDGWIRGVHASGTDHRGRRVGPEAHFRAPIVIAADGVSSRLAVSMGLEKRDDRPMGIAARAYHTTPRHADDYIESWVEMRSTNAAGESETLPGYGWIFPLGDGTVNIGAGLLDSSPQFKSVDLRGMMNQWIADMGHEWGIDETTSLGPIKSAALPMAFNRTPHFHRGLLLVGDSGGMVNPFNGEGIDYALESARIAAEVISTYSRYPQSVMRRRLEEYPALLGDSLGGYFTLGRVFASIIGHPALMQFGIKYGMGVDVVMEFVVKLLANLYRDPKVSEADLIDRVISALTRIVPATSNV